The Asticcacaulis excentricus CB 48 genomic sequence GCCGGGTAACGACACCCGGAGCCTGATTGGCGATAGATAAGGCCTGCACACCCAGCTGCTGCTTGGTTTGCAAGGCCTGAAGCTTCGCACTTTCCTTGGCCAGATCGGCATCCACAAGGTTGCCGATCCCCGATTCCATCGAGTCCACCAACTTCGAAACAAACTGCGCATGCGCATCCAGCGATTTCGACGACGTCCCAAGACGGCCGAGCGCCGCAGAGACATTGGCGATCGACACATCCACGGCATCAGCAATGGTCTTTGCTTGTGCCGCCGAGGTAAAGGCCGAACCCGCCGAAAGCGTGATCGTGCTACCCGTCAGGCTGAGATCCTGCGCCGCCACGGTCAGCTTTGACGAGCCGTCCGCATTGGCCAGGGGAGCAATCGCTGAAGCGCCATTCTTGATAAGATTGACTCCGTTGAACGTCGCATTGTTCACCGTTTTCGAAATCTGATCGCGCAGCGCTTTGAAATCTTCGTTCAACGCCTGACGACTGACCGTGGTCAGGGACGTATCCGAAGCCGCGAGTGCCTTCTCCTTCATCTGGGTCAACATATCCGCAACGCTTTCGCCGGCGGAGAGCGCTACATCGACAGCCGATTTAGCCCGATCAAGCGACTCCGTCACCGCACCAAGGGAAGACACATCCGAGCGCTGGCGGGTGGCGATGGCGTAAACCGCCCCATTATCCTTAGCGCTCGCAACCTTCAACCCAGTATTGATGCGGGTTTGCGCGGTTTGCAGTTCGTTGTTGGTTTTGTTCAGGTTTTGCAGGGCGATCATCGCACCCGCATTGGTATTGATC encodes the following:
- a CDS encoding flagellin encodes the protein MPNMSINTNAGAMIALQNLNKTNNELQTAQTRINTGLKVASAKDNGAVYAIATRQRSDVSSLGAVTESLDRAKSAVDVALSAGESVADMLTQMKEKALAASDTSLTTVSRQALNEDFKALRDQISKTVNNATFNGVNLIKNGASAIAPLANADGSSKLTVAAQDLSLTGSTITLSAGSAFTSAAQAKTIADAVDVSIANVSAALGRLGTSSKSLDAHAQFVSKLVDSMESGIGNLVDADLAKESAKLQALQTKQQLGVQALSIANQAPGVVTRLFQ